In the genome of Raphanus sativus cultivar WK10039 chromosome 9, ASM80110v3, whole genome shotgun sequence, the window CTAAGAGTTCTAACGaacactgtgaagagtattcgcGCTTTCTTATCTTGTTTTTGAAGTTACCTTCAAGAACACGATACGGCTTCTCGACCAAACCCTTGATCTTGACGTTTCATAGCTTGCGCTCTCCATCAGCGTCAAACGGTGTTTCTTGTTCGTCGAGGGACGTTGTGTCAGTGATGACATCGAACGGTGCTGTCTaaccatcgatcgatgctatcCGCTTGTGTTGGTGGATTGTATGTTCCAGCTGAGTAGAATCTGGATGGTCTAAGAGTTCACTTTCCTTGTTACTTTTGGTGCTGTTGGGCATTcacctttaaaaaaataagagaacttatcagtaaaaaaataaaatgagattTAGACTATGCCTTTTCACCTAGTCTAATGGTGAATCAAATACTCCCTGGCAACAACAGCAAATTTGATATGCTCAAATTATCCAAGAGcattctctcaaataagagatTGATTGCAGTACTTGGGAATCGAATCCACATAGAATGTGGATCACAAATAGAATATCAGTTACTTGTAAAGGTAGAACAAAACGCggaaaatcaaacaaaacaatagaATTGGTAAACAGATAGAAAACGCTTGATCTAGGAAATTAAACATGCAATCAAAACTAAGATAAATAGTTGCTAAGGGTTTATCAAGTTAAATTCTAAAACTCGAATTCGATTATTAGTTATCTAACTCTCACTGTGATAAACTGCTGAAGTCTAGATCTTTGAATGCCAACTCTCGTTGCATGGCCACTTTCTCTAGACATGCAGTAACAATTCAATTCAATATGTTCGCTAAGTTTTTTAGGCCTAATCTTGTTGCGTCTAGCAACCTAACTCAACATGATTCAGGTCAGAATATCAATAACACTCTCGTTTTAATCCAAATATCCTAAGATCAAGTTCCTAGTAATTACTCTAAGAACAAGCAGTAATATCAATCATGATGAAGGAAATAATGGATTAATCTAGCAGATCAATCACAAGTTCATAAAAACCTTAGAAAATCCCCAGATCTAAAAAATGGATTACTTAGACATGATAGAAGAAACACAAATCATAATGAAAAatgattacataaaaaaatTGAGGATAAGAAATACAGGAGTCCCAATCAATCTCTAAAAGAGGTATGATCTTCTCTCAGAAATCTCTCTCTATGATAATAAAGCTTAGTCTAAACAGTGTCTGGAAAATAGAAATACATAGACTAAAACATGTCCATGGGTTTCTTTGCAAATAATGAAACTTCTGGGCAAAACTGCAACTTGTGAAAGTCATATTGGCTTCATCAATCCGTACCAGAGTTGATGGACGCTATGTAAGCGTTGGTCGACACTCACATCAAGTCTTAACTCCACTTTGTACACAGCTACTTATTTTCTTCCTTTGAAGCTCATTTTTGATACATATTCTCCAAATTGCTCTAAAACGTACCTAGACCTGaaaattacctaaaatataGTCAAAATACCTAATAAAAAGTCTTTGATTGGTAACATTTTGGAATGGCAGAATgacgtttttttttgtcagcaacaaaACAAACTCATATaaactctgtaaaccaaaccgGTAGCTCCACATCCATATGAATAACAAACGACGATTTCTTTCTTGCACTGCGTGCTAGAGTGTCCGCCCTCAAATTTTGTGTCCTTGGTATATGAATGAGCTATGAGCTGTTGAAACTTctcttaaaaaattaatatctaataAATAACTTTCAAAGCTCTGGCCATTCTTTTGGTTCCGAaatcatcttcaccaactgagaactgTTCGTTGCGAAAATAACAGAGAATTATCGTAGATTCCTCATACATTCAATTGCCCAAATGAGAGCTTCTATCTCCGAATGGAGTTGCGAGTAACTCGAGCGTGTGTTCCTCGCTCCCATTAAACCATCAAATCCttccaaattattttaaatgagatTATTTTGCCAATCAACAAAAGTTACAGAatgaaaaaaatgcaaaaacgCAAATTTTCCTTTTCGCTAAAAAAATACAACGAAATTTTCCATTAAGTGGAAAAGAGAGTTTTAGTtgattatttacaaaaataacactatcatattattaaattatattataatatcatttcaaattttaaataaaatataattttataatattataaaattacattttataatattataagatgccaatctattattaaaaaatattgaaacataagaaaaatatttataacaagaagaaaagtattttaatattttcacttTCACATTTATAATAACTAgtttaattatttgaattattaatatttttaataacaaaatatagaatataaaatattttaataaatctaataTGTATTCCGTAGTTCCGCAAATTGTAAATGTTTCCACAGcttaattatttttctgttGCTTAACTATTTTTCCGTCATTCTGCTATTAAGAGATGTTTACCAGTGGGACCCTAAATATGACCTATAATATGGTATAAAAGTAGTAAAATCTAGGacctatctatactattaaaacacaaggcCCTTTTTTGAGGTGCCCTTGGTTTTTGAAAGTATTTACTTTGAAATGCCACTGCATTATGTTTTAATCTAAGCTTtttatttaagtgatttttttttaatcgttGTTAAACAACTCAATCATCAGCCGGATTTTCGTTTTAATCGTTGCTTAACAAATGATCTCAAATCTTTTATATCCATagtgtgagggattaaactcacctcctgattttaggtcaggttatagtttaggaaaggtttagggaaagataatcgcgggctgaatcccgtaagaacttaaaagatgaatgaatgattttattgatgattttgggtAAAGAATATGTTTACAAAGATGTTTCTCCTGACGATTACAAAGATAGCAAAAATGCTTTAGAATTGATATGAATAATCGTGAAATATGAATAATAGTTAGGATCCCCTTCTTCTCGAgttcctttctctttaaatagcctctgGTCCCGCTTGATCATAGCCAACTGGtttccgagatcttctccgtttattgaggaatTCGCAACAGCttcctttgaccgggtcctgcgctccttccgTTATggtgtgagcttcctcttcaccgtgacctcttttggttaaagtctttagctctcagcctccggctccagcttagctcTTCTCAAAGATTGAATTCGTAATGGGCCTGTCATGGCCCGTTATTGCTCTTTATCATTTGTTGttcagctatcgggccatatttgggcccaacagttgcccccagctctcgagattaggtttctttattctcgggagctagactTAGCCGTCCAACCTAGATTtttttgttgagatcatgattaccaTCTATATTCAACGAAGATATGATTCACTTGAATTGACGGTTTAGATTTCTTTTGATGAAATCAACGGCTCGGATGAAAGagtttttttgaaatattcGCTCCGATTATCGAGACTTGACAAGATATAAAGTAGCAGCATTAACTGCCGCTGTCCATATTCTCCACGCCTCCACTCGGTTTTCAAGGTAATTCCTCCTCcactcctttattttactgcgtttgtttctctttttacTTTCATCCTTCGATTCACCATTAATCCTTTGCGAAGTTCTTAGAATTTTCAGTTCCTAAGAGATCTAGTTAGCTTGTTCCACCCTTTCCCTTTCGATTCTCCTTATCTCTCTCTTTAATGGATCCTCcgaaagaaggttccggcgagaCCGGAATTTCTACCTCCGGTAAACGTTTAATGAAAGTTAAACAGGAGATCggtgagaaaatgaaaagagacaAGAAAGAAGCCAAAGACTCAATTGCAGGAAGGGTTTCCAAGcgggtgaagaagaaggatgctTCTGGTGGGAGTGCCTCTGTGGGACCTCACTCGCCTTCCTTATTGAAGATCCAAGAGGTTGTTAACCTCATGGTTCAAGCTTACGGTCAAAAGGAGTTGGCCAGGGTTTGTTCCTCCGACGAAACCCCTGAAACCGCCCCGGAGGGTTGGTTTTGCATTCATGAGAAATATATCTCTAAATGCCACCTCCGGTTTCCGCTCCCAGACCTTTTGTTAGATCTTCTTGACCATTACCAGCTGGCCCTCTCTCAGCTCTGTCCCTCTGTTATCCGGGTGATAAATGGTTTCATCACCAGGGCCAAGGAAGAAGGGGTCGCTGTTGGGCTAACCGAGTTGATGAGTCTTTATACGATCAAGGAGAGCTCTAGTAAGGATGGTGGcagcggtacctactaccttCCTTGTCGTCCTAGGCTCTGTCTTTTTAAGTCCTCCGGTAGTGATGATGATTGGAGGAAGAAATATTTCTATGTCAAGATCGACCCCTCAACAGTTCCTGTGGGTCGTGCTCTCTCGATTACTTGGTCCGATATAACTGGTTAGGAGTTTTAGGAACGTGCTTTGCTCATATCGGATTATTGTTGTTTGCTGAACTCTTGGTTTCTTGTGCAGATATCGAAGATCCTCCCAAGCTTACTGATAAGCTGTCTAGAGCTCTTTTTCGGAAACTGTATCAAAGTCCCAATACTTGGGCGTCTTTTACCATTTCTCGCATTGGATCTGCTAGGTTCCCGGAGCAATATAATGCCAGGTTCCCTGACCCAATTCCATCTGAAGATTTAGAAGGTATTTTTCGGATTTCGCTtatcccttttttttttatttctagatTTGCTTTTAGAGATAGCTAAAAAGCTTTCCTTTGTTTAGTTTCTGAAGGTCCTTTCATGGTAGATCTTTCGACTGGAGCTAGTACTTCCGAAACTGAAAAGACTCAAGCTCCCAAGATGAGGCCTTCTTTCCGTTCCAGGAGCAAACCTGCTGCAGCTGCCAGTGCTTCGCGAGGCAGCGACAAGACCCAAGGAGGAGCCTTCCTTAGCTCGCTGAAGGAGGTCCTTGACGATGGATCCTCTGTTCCTGTCGGGGATGTCATCCCAGTCGAAACCAGAGCTCAAGATGTTGTTCCTCGTCTCGAGATTCCGCCGGTTAATGTTAACCCTCAAGCTGCTGGAGATCCCTCTGAGGTCGAACCTCCGAGAAACAAGAGGTCTCGGACTGATTTGGGAGATAGGCCCGCCAGgtcttcctcctcgtcttcgCGGGGAGGGACCGTCGGCTGGAACTTTACCCATTCTAAACCAGGATCGATCTTGGATGACCCTTGGGGTTTGGCAACCatcatgaggcatatgaagatgGTCGGATGTTCCATGCCTTCAATCAATGGTCTAACCAACAAGGAAGAATACATTGAGATAGCTCACCACATGGGTCAGGTACGTACTCTTGTTTTCCTTTTTGGTTTGCTTCTGAGTtgatattttctgaatttttagctcttttttttttttagttagcTGGAGCCATCAACAGAGCTCAGCTGAGGTTCGAGGAGACCGTGAACGGTACTCCCAGTGCTGGGGATTTAGCTCAGGCTACTGAGTTATTCAAGAGTACTAAAATGGAGCTCGACCTAGCTCGTGCTCGGGTTTCTGAGCTTGAAGCTGAAGTCGGGAGGCTCGGTTTAAAGGCTGACACTCAGCAGGGGAAACTCGAAAGTCAGGCTATCGATATTCGGGTGAAGAACAGGAAGATCAATGAGTTAGATGCTGCTCGCAGGATAGCTGAGCGTCAGGTTCAAGAGATGATCGCCTCATCCCAGGTTAGTCAAAGGAACAAAGAAGCTGAAGTTAAGCTTGCTGTTAGGAAAGGTAAGAAGGAGGTAGCCGATGCCTACAACAAGATCCTGACCTCTGTGAAGGAgaagtttgtcaaaaagaaggatgAGACTGATGCCCTGATCTATGCTCAGGAGCTTCAGGCGAACACCGAACTTCTGAAGGATTTGTTGTCTAAGGAGATTGAGAATGCTGAAGAGGAGTATCACCGTTTGATGGTTTTGGTCCCGGAGGCTGCTGCTGCGTACGAGAAAGCTCAAGTTTCCGATTTCTCAGTCAGCAAGCTCCCCATTCCACAATTCTCCGAaagctcaggtacttttgagattaatatgtttaatccggCGTTTTCTGGAGAATACGGTTCTAACTTGGGTTCGATGTCTCCTGATCTAGTCCCAGTTGAGACGACCCTAGGAGGTGTCGACCAGGATGCTGAAGTGGAGGCTTCCGCCAAGGAGGGTGGTCCTATCGAGAAGAACaaggatgatgaagctgatccTGGATCCGAGGAAGGTTAAGAGCCGATGCTCtttatgtttcaaaatttcTGTCCAATGGGCTTCtgtctcttttgtttttaagacttatggcctgaggaggcctttaaaGCTTTGCTTTTGTTAAGATGTTTTTTGAACCTTCGTcggcctgaggaggcctttaaacctCTTATCTATCGGAACTTGGCTTTCAGTTTCGATTCAAGTTTTTCGATTTGACTTAGTCATTTTTTATGAACTCAAATTTGATTAAGAGTTTTGATAGGGAATGCTTTGGTTACTAATTAAGAGGTTTAGTGAATCCTCCGAATTAGATCCCTGATTTCGTGATAAGTCTCGTAGACTTGGATCGttttttagttccttaagaggaattcttggaatatcgagattagcttaaggtttttaggaacctaagtttaacttagacaccttaggtggggggTTCTTaggaacctgaatttgttcacgggattttaagacccattggacttgcttaggattttaagacctttcgaggtttgataaggattttaagacc includes:
- the LOC130500061 gene encoding uncharacterized protein At3g60930, chloroplastic-like, whose product is MDPPKEGSGETGISTSGKRLMKVKQEIGEKMKRDKKEAKDSIAGRVSKRVKKKDASGGSASVGPHSPSLLKIQEVVNLMVQAYGQKELARVCSSDETPETAPEGWFCIHEKYISKCHLRFPLPDLLLDLLDHYQLALSQLCPSVIRVINGFITRAKEEGVAVGLTELMSLYTIKESSSKDGGSGTYYLPCRPRLCLFKSSGSDDDWRKKYFYVKIDPSTVPVGRALSITWSDITDIEDPPKLTDKLSRALFRKLYQSPNTWASFTISRIGSARFPEQYNARFPDPIPSEDLEVSEGPFMVDLSTGASTSETEKTQAPKMRPSFRSRSKPAAAASASRGSDKTQGGAFLSSLKEVLDDGSSVPVGDVIPVETRAQDVVPRLEIPPVNVNPQAAGDPSEVEPPRNKRSRTDLGDRPARSSSSSSRGGTVGWNFTHSKPGSILDDPWGLATIMRHMKMVGCSMPSINGLTNKEEYIEIAHHMGQLAGAINRAQLRFEETVNGTPSAGDLAQATELFKSTKMELDLARARVSELEAEVGRLGLKADTQQGKLESQAIDIRVKNRKINELDAARRIAERQVQEMIASSQVSQRNKEAEVKLAVRKGKKEVADAYNKILTSVKEKFVKKKDETDALIYAQELQANTELLKDLLSKEIENAEEEYHRLMVLVPEAAAAYEKAQVSDFSVSKLPIPQFSESSGTFEINMFNPAFSGEYGSNLGSMSPDLVPVETTLGGVDQDAEVEASAKEGGPIEKNKDDEADPGSEEG